The genomic interval TTCGCCACGGCCGGGAGGTCGCCGTGCGCGAACTCGGCCATGTCGGCCCCCGCCATCCGGCCGCCGTCGATGAGGGAGGCATGGGCGTGGCCGTCCATCACCATCAGGCTCCCCGGCCGGCACAGCGACGTCAGCGCACCGAGGTTGGCCAGGTATCCGGAGGAGAACACCAGCGCCGCCTCCGTCCCGGCGAACGCGGCCAGTTCCCGCTCCAGTTCCTCGTGCAGCCGTGTGGTCCCGGTGACGAGCCGGGAGCCGGTGGAGCCGCCGCCCCAGACCGAGGCCGCGTCCGCGGCGGCGGCACACACCTCGGGGTGCCGGGCCAGCCCCAGGTAGTCGTTCCCGGAGAGGTTGATGCCCGCCGGGGCGGGGTCGCGCGGGCGGGCCGTACGGCGCAGCCCGGCCCGCTCCCTGCGCCGCGCGGTGTCGTCGAGCCAGGCCCACGCGGCCTCCGGCCCGTGCCGTTCGTCGCCGGGCGCCTGTTCCCGCATGGTCGCGCTCCCTCCGTCGTCAGGTGATGGGCGGACCCAGCACCAGACAACCGTTGTGGCCGCCGAATCCGAAGGAGTTGGACAGCACCGGGCCCGCCGTCCAGGCGCGCGGCGCGTCCCGCACCAGGTCCAGGGAGCCGCCGAGCCCGGCGTCCTCCGTCGCCAGGCCCGCCACCGGTGGGATCAGCCCGTGCGCCATGGACAGGACCGCGGCGACGGCCTCGATCGCCCCGCTCGCGCCGAAGGCGTGTCCCGTGACCCCCTTGGCGGAGGTGACCGGTGGTCCGTCGGGACCGAACACCGCTGTCAGCGCCCGTGCCTCCGCGAGGTCGCCGTGCCGCGTGCCCGTCCCGTGCGCGCTCACCTGCCCGACGGCGGTGGGCTCCAGCCCGGCGTCGCGCAGGGCGAGGCGCATGCACCGCGCCGCCGCGGAACCGTCCGGGAGCGGCAGGGTGATGTCGTGCGCGTCGGCCGTGCTCGCGTGACCCAGGACCTCCGCGTACACACGGGCCCCGCGCTCCGCCGCGGTCCCGTACGCCTCCAGCAGCAGCACGGCGGCGCCCTCCGCGATGACGAAGCCGTCCCGCCCGGCGTCGAACGGCCGGGTGCGGCCGGCCGACGACAGCGCGCGCATGTTGCGGAAGGCGGCCACGACCGTGTCGCTCAGGGCGGCTTCGGTGCCACCGGTGAGCACGCTGTCGCACACGCCGCCGGCGATCAGCCGCGCCGCCGAGCCGATGGCGTCGGTGCCTGCCGCGCACGCCGTGGTGACGGTCCGGCACGGCCCGCGCCGGGCCAGGCGCTGGGACAGGGCGGCGGCCGCCGCGTTGGGCATGATCATGGGGACCGTGAACGGTGACACCCGCTTGTCGCCCCGCTCGGACCGCACGAGCGCCTGCCGCTCCAGGGTGCCCACTCCGGCGAGCGCGGTGCCCAGGACGACACCCGCGGCGTCCGGCGCCGTACGCGGGTGCCCCGCGTCCGCGACGGCCGATTCCGCCGCGGCCACGGCGAATTGCGTGAAGCGGTCGGTGTGCCGCGCCTCGGCCTGGCCCAGCCACGGCGAGGGATCCCAGTCGGCCACCGCCCGGTGTCCTTCCGGCGGCGGGCCGAGCAGCGCCCGCCACAGGGCGTCGGTGCCCGTGCCCGGGGACAGCACGACTCCCAGGCCGGTCACCACGACCCGGCGCCGTCCCGCCGTCCGCCGCCGATCGGTCCTCACGAGAGCCTGCGCACCAGGTCGCAGGCGTCGCCCACGGTGCGTACCGCTTCCACGTCCGGCTCGGGC from Streptomyces albireticuli carries:
- a CDS encoding beta-ketoacyl-[acyl-carrier-protein] synthase family protein, producing MRTDRRRTAGRRRVVVTGLGVVLSPGTGTDALWRALLGPPPEGHRAVADWDPSPWLGQAEARHTDRFTQFAVAAAESAVADAGHPRTAPDAAGVVLGTALAGVGTLERQALVRSERGDKRVSPFTVPMIMPNAAAAALSQRLARRGPCRTVTTACAAGTDAIGSAARLIAGGVCDSVLTGGTEAALSDTVVAAFRNMRALSSAGRTRPFDAGRDGFVIAEGAAVLLLEAYGTAAERGARVYAEVLGHASTADAHDITLPLPDGSAAARCMRLALRDAGLEPTAVGQVSAHGTGTRHGDLAEARALTAVFGPDGPPVTSAKGVTGHAFGASGAIEAVAAVLSMAHGLIPPVAGLATEDAGLGGSLDLVRDAPRAWTAGPVLSNSFGFGGHNGCLVLGPPIT